Part of the Halorubrum lacusprofundi ATCC 49239 genome, ATATCGCCGACGTCGCCCTCGGGTTGGTCGGTGTCGTGGTCACGCTGCTCTGGACGCTCGGCGCGATGGGCTGGCTCGGAATCAACTTCAACCCGGTGATGATCGCCGCCCCGATCATCCTGATCGGCCTCTCGGTCGACTTCGCCCTTCACGTCACCATGCGCTACCGCGAGGAGCGACAGGCCTCGGAGGGTGGCGTTCGGCAGGCGATGTCGACCGCGCTGACCGACCTCGGACCGGCGCTCGGCCTGATCACCATGACCACGGCGATCGGGTTCCTGTCGAACTACACGAGCCCGCTGTTGGATCTCCGGGATTTCGGTGTCGTCACCGCGATTGGGATCGTCTCGACGCTGCTCGTCTTCGGCATTTTGATCCCCGCGCTTAAGCTCGAACTCACATCGGTACTCGCGGGCTTAGGCTGGGACCGAACGCCCTCGCTTCCGGGCTCTCGAGGAGCCACCCAGCGCCTGCTCCACGGCGGGTCGACGCTCGCCTCGCGGATGCCGGTCGCCCTGCTGGTTGCGGTGCTGTTGCTGACCGGCGGGGCCGCATACGCCGCGACCGACGTCGGGCTGTCGGCCGATCAGGAGCTGTTTATGGGTGACAACCCACCCGAGGTGACCGAGAACCTGCCGGAGTCGATCCAACCCGGCGAGTACTCGCTGAAATCCGACCGCGCGGACATCTACGCTGACTTCCAGCCGCCGTACAGACAGGGGTTCATTTTGGTCACTGGTGACGTCGCCACGCCGGGGGCGCTCGACGGGGTCGACGACGCAAGAGACGAGATCAACGACTCGGATGCGGTCTACGAGTCGGCGACCGACGAGCCGGCGATCGTCACTCCGTTGTCGGAGATGCGGGCGGTCGCCCGGACGGACCAGTCGTTCAATGAGACCTTCGAGCGGTCGGATACGACCAACGACGGGATTCCGAACCGGAATGTCGAGGAAGTGTACGATGCGTTCTACCGGGCCGACGAGGATCGGGCGAGCCGCGTCCTCGACCGGAATGACGAGGGCAACTACACCGCGATGAGTATTCAGATCGGCACCGACGGCAATGCGGATCGGAGCGCGGCGACGACGGCCGTCGACGATGGGGTCGCGGCGTTTGACGGCGAACTCGATGCGGTCGGAACCGGGAGCTTCGTCGTCGAGGAACAACTCAACACGCGGCTGTCGGCGACGCTGATCCAAAGTCTGGTCGTGACGATTCTCGCCGTCCTGGTGATTCTTACCGGCGCGTTCTGGCTCAAGGAACGCCGCCCGACGCTCGGTCCGACGACGCTCGTGCCTGTCCTTCTGAGCGCCATCTGGCTGTTCGGAACGATGGCACTCCTCGACATCCCGATCAGCATCATCACCGCGATGGTGGGCAGTATTACGGTCGGGATCGGCGTCGACTACAGCATTCACGTCAGCGAGCGCTACTGGCACGAACGAAAGCACGGACGGAGCATAGAGGAGGCGCTGCGGCGGACCATCGCCGGCACCGGCAGCGCGTTGATGAGCAGTGCGGTCACGACGGCCGTCGGCTTCGGCGTGCTGGCGTTCGCACTGTTGCCCTCGCTTCGGCACTTCGGGTTCGTCCTCGCGGTGGGTGTCGTCTACTCGTTCGTGACGGCGGTCTACGTCCACCCGAGCCTGCTTGTGGTCTGGGAACGCTACGTGCTCGGTTCGGAGACCGTCGTTCGTCTCGCCGAACCCCTGGAGGGAGATCAATGAGTCATCCAAAACGTCAATCCGTCGCCGTCGACCGGGACAGCCAGCCGAAAACAACCCCTGTGTCGTGCGACTGTACTGGAGGTGTCCGTGTATGAAAGAGTATCCAACGCGACGGCGGTTCCTTGCCGGATCGGTGGGGGCGATGTCGACACTCCCCGTCGGGACCGCGAGTGGAGACATCTGGGACGATGAAGATGAGATCTTGGGCGATGATGACGACGATGACGATATCGAGGAACCCGACTGGGACGACCTCTGGCGTGCGATTAATCGAACAGAGACGTATCTTCGCCGGGAGTTGTCGGAGGACAACACGTGGTACGACGACGACCTGACACACTGGGATACGACGGTTCGGTTCGAGGGCGCCGCCGATCTCAGAACCACCGTCTACTACGCGCTGTTGACCGACCGGATCTGGGGGAACGAAGACGAACGCGACGACTGTCTCTCGTATCTGCTCGACCGGCGGTCGACCGACGGCGGCTGGGACGACACGGTAACCAACTTCGGGATGCTGCTGCTGTTCGACCGGATGGACGACCACGAATACGAGTCGGTGGTCGAAGATATCTTCCGGGAGATTGATGCGAAAAACCAGTCGCTGATGGCCTCGAAAGACGAGGCAGGCTTCACCGATAGGTTCCGAATGCGATTGCTGTATGCGGTGCTCTCCGATGACCACAGCTTCGACGAACTGTTCCCACGGGAGTTACCGATCCGGGCTGGTGATCTGATGGCGCTCACGTCGGCCTTCGACGGAGAGGCGGTTTCCGCGCAGGATCAGACGGCTCGGCCGAGCTACATCACCAGACAGTTAGCGTACTTCCTGCTCGGCGCGACCGCCTACGACCGGGAGCTCGACGAGGACGAAACACAACTGGTCGAGGTCGCCGAGAACGTGCTCCTGAGCCGACGCCTGACGAACGGCGCGTGGAACACCGTTCCGACGACGCTCTTTGCGACGTTCGCACTTGTCGAACGGGGCTATTCATGGTTCGACGGCGAGGTTGGAACGCCCGTCCGCTGGATCGCCGACAACCGGCTGACCGACGAGGGACGCGTCGAGAGCTATCGACTCCCTGTCCGGGATACGACATTGGTACAGAAAGCGCTACTCGCCGCTGGCAGTTCGCCGGACGCCGAGTTCCTGCAGGAATCGGCCCAGTGGCTCTCCGAGGCGCGGACGCCACAGACGGTCGGTCGTGAGTTGGACCGCGAGCCAGCGCCGTTTCGACGCCACCACGGACACGGCTGGGGGTACATGCCGCATGCGTTCTCTAACTGGGACGACACTGCGGTCGCACTCGGCTCGCTGTCGGCGCTCACCGATGGTGATCTCGACGAACAGATCGACTTCCTCCGTCGGGTACAAAACCGCGACGGAAGCTGGTCGGCGTACACGACCGACTTCGCCCCCTTCCAGTCGACGGAGATCGCCGACGAGGCCCGCTTGACGATCGGCGACGAACAGTATCAGCTCCGCTTCGGCTATATTCCCGCGCCAGACATCACTGGAAACGCCCTTTCGACACTCGGTATGCAGGGAGACACCGTCGACGACGATCGCCACATCGACGACGCCGTCTCCTATCTGCGAGAGAATCGGGCGGACAACGGGCTGTGGCTCGGCGTCCGGGGGCAGGGCTACACCTACGGCACCGCCCGTGTGATGGAGGGGCTCCGAGCAGTCGACGTCGACATGGATGACGACTTCGTGACCGCTGCCCGCGGAACACTACTCAGCCGACAGAACGACGACGGTGGCTGGGGCGAACAGACTCGCTACGATCCGAGCCAGCCGGAATCGGGAAGCATCGAGTATCAACCGGGCGAGTCGACGCCGATACAGACCGGCTGGGCGCTGCAGGCCCTCCTTTATGGTGGCATCGGCCCCGATCGGGAGGCGGTCTGGGACGCCGTCGACTACCTGCTCGAAACACAGCAGTCCGACGGCTCGTGGGAGGTCGATCCCGTGCTGTACACCTTCGGCGGCCCGGGGTACAGCACCGAAGCGATCACACAGGCCGCAGTCCTCAGAGCACTCGGTCTGTACGAGTCGACCATCGACTAGATGACCCGGACAATCGGCGTTTCCCACTGCTCTGATGCTGTCCTGCTGGCTAACGTTTATATTAGGTTCGGCGATCGAACATACACCGAGTTCTTCAAACACCGGTATATACTCCCGCAGCACGTTTTTCTGCTATGTCTCGAAATTTGAAAAATACAGTCTGTCGTAGCCTAATTGATGAATTAATCGAGATGCCACGTATCCGTCGTGTTCTCGGTCTAATCGAACTTCCTACGCCATCAACGGTCTGTAAGGCATTCAACCGGCTTGATATGGCCGTATGGCGCGTCTTATTGACTCTCTCAGTTACACTACTTCCGACAGCCAGCGTTGTTGGGATTGATACATCAGGCATTCATAATCTCGATCGATCACTCTGGGTGATCAAGACAAAGTAAGAACAGAAGACATATACTGGCACTGTCTAGTTAAGCCAATTTGAGATGTGAGCAGTTCGTGGTTTGAGTTGTTGATGCTATCCCCAGAACTGCTCAGAGAGTCGTTAGACACGGCAAATCTTGAATGTTGGGAGCGAGAGCGGACGGCGACGCCCGTCAGGGCGTTCGCCGTCCGGCTCCACGCGACCGGTTGTTCGCTCAGAGAAACACAAGCAATTCTGCGATTATTCGGCGTCCAACGCTCTCACCAGGCGATCTTTCAGTGGGTACATCGAGTAGCTGACAGCGTTCCCGACCCGCCTGAGGCGCAGCCGAAGCGGGTCGCTGTAGACGAGACCGCTGTCAAAATTAATGGCGAGTGGTCTTGGTTGTATGCTGCAATAGACCTCGACACCAAGTTGATTTTAGGTGTCGATCTGTTCGGATCTCACGGTACCGATCCAGCTGCTGCGTTTCTGCATAGACTCTCTGAGAAACACGACCTCTCCGAGGCCGTGTTTCTCGTCGATGGCTTCGGCTATCAGACTGCCCTTGCTCGATTAGGACTCAGCGGTCGGCGTGATTATACAGACCGAAACCTGATCGAAAAATGGTTTCAAACGCTCAAAATGAGGATCGACCGCTTCCATAATTCGTGGGTGGGCAGTCGGTCGAGCGTTCGTAGCTGGTGTTCGCAGTTTACACATTATTATAACCGCCAGCGACCGCATCAATCGCTAGATGATCGAACGCCAGCTGAGGAGGTCGCTAACTAGACAGTACCGAAAATCCCTATTTATCTGTTGTTCGATAGTTCAAACCAAGCGCTAGTATATTCGAGAGAGCAATTCTGCATCGATGTTCGCATCCGAGTGATGTGTTTGGTTCCCACTTGATGTCTGGCTCACAGCACCTCTATCTTCGAGCAGTTCGATTGCACCCTGAACCCGCTCTTCGATGCGTTTTCCACGGCGCTGGTAGCCAATAAGTCGACTCGTCTCTAGGACCAGATCATCTCTGGTCATTGTGCCGCCTTCTTTGAGCAGTATCGCCACAGCTTTCGCGATCTCTTCGGTCGGGATCTCACCAATGGTCCTAGTGGCTGATTCAGTATTTACTCTCACCCTAAACTCAAGGTCGTGACGGTTTGGCCACAGGAACCCGTCTCGCTCGTAGATCTTGTTTTGGCGTTTGAGTTCACTGACGCCACTCTTGAAGATCCGTTGGATTTTCTTTCCGGCCCTCGATTGCGACCAAACATCAAGAAAGGTCTGCATGGCAGTTTTGTATTCAATCGGTCCGTTCTGTGTCACCGTATCCTCGATAGCATTCAGATTCGCGTTATTCTGTCCCCGTAGGTCCACCGAATATCGGTCGCTCCATTCCAGACTAGGTTCGACGTACTCTGCCAACCCCTCGTGATCAAACTTCGATTTGCTTGCGACAGCTTCTGGCTCGTGTTTGGGGACGTCTTCTGTCGTCGACTCCGATTTCCCGGCAACCAAGCTATCTATTTTCTCGGTGATTTGCTTGATCTGCTGTTCTCTGTTCGATGTCCAGTCTGGCGACCAAATTCGGTGGATCGTCCACCCCAGATCCTCCAGTACCATCTGTCGTGTCCGATCTCTATCTCTCGCCGTCTTCGAGGAGTGGTAGGCTGCCCCGTCGCACTCAATCCCGAGGACGAATTTGCCTGGCTGCTCTGGATGTTTGATCGCCAAGTCGATACTGTAGCTCGAACTCTGGACCTGTGAGACAACATCATGTCCTTCCGCTTCGAGTGCCTCATACACCGCCTCCTCA contains:
- a CDS encoding efflux RND transporter permease subunit, which codes for MDLFDRLGEAITNNSRAIIVVMLLLTAGLAPGLGYIQEQGALSGLSEDTAAAEANAEIQERFSDNDLNTTSTAIVIRNDDENLLSREALLRSLRYQQTLYENESINTTLVDDEPTFGIANIVAQASIAADRRGTVDEPMISGWNEESGVVETSPTADDWSTPTLDEQIDELESMDRWEVEAVLEDVLDPDSDSAATQAAYQLLPEDYSPGSLSTDSRMLLLTQETETQISAAAEISTEVSNAQGDARAIAYDQETDHYDVYGTGLVNYEQSFVIQDSFSILGPLVLLFVVVALSLAYRDIADVALGLVGVVVTLLWTLGAMGWLGINFNPVMIAAPIILIGLSVDFALHVTMRYREERQASEGGVRQAMSTALTDLGPALGLITMTTAIGFLSNYTSPLLDLRDFGVVTAIGIVSTLLVFGILIPALKLELTSVLAGLGWDRTPSLPGSRGATQRLLHGGSTLASRMPVALLVAVLLLTGGAAYAATDVGLSADQELFMGDNPPEVTENLPESIQPGEYSLKSDRADIYADFQPPYRQGFILVTGDVATPGALDGVDDARDEINDSDAVYESATDEPAIVTPLSEMRAVARTDQSFNETFERSDTTNDGIPNRNVEEVYDAFYRADEDRASRVLDRNDEGNYTAMSIQIGTDGNADRSAATTAVDDGVAAFDGELDAVGTGSFVVEEQLNTRLSATLIQSLVVTILAVLVILTGAFWLKERRPTLGPTTLVPVLLSAIWLFGTMALLDIPISIITAMVGSITVGIGVDYSIHVSERYWHERKHGRSIEEALRRTIAGTGSALMSSAVTTAVGFGVLAFALLPSLRHFGFVLAVGVVYSFVTAVYVHPSLLVVWERYVLGSETVVRLAEPLEGDQ
- a CDS encoding prenyltransferase/squalene oxidase repeat-containing protein, with product MKEYPTRRRFLAGSVGAMSTLPVGTASGDIWDDEDEILGDDDDDDDIEEPDWDDLWRAINRTETYLRRELSEDNTWYDDDLTHWDTTVRFEGAADLRTTVYYALLTDRIWGNEDERDDCLSYLLDRRSTDGGWDDTVTNFGMLLLFDRMDDHEYESVVEDIFREIDAKNQSLMASKDEAGFTDRFRMRLLYAVLSDDHSFDELFPRELPIRAGDLMALTSAFDGEAVSAQDQTARPSYITRQLAYFLLGATAYDRELDEDETQLVEVAENVLLSRRLTNGAWNTVPTTLFATFALVERGYSWFDGEVGTPVRWIADNRLTDEGRVESYRLPVRDTTLVQKALLAAGSSPDAEFLQESAQWLSEARTPQTVGRELDREPAPFRRHHGHGWGYMPHAFSNWDDTAVALGSLSALTDGDLDEQIDFLRRVQNRDGSWSAYTTDFAPFQSTEIADEARLTIGDEQYQLRFGYIPAPDITGNALSTLGMQGDTVDDDRHIDDAVSYLRENRADNGLWLGVRGQGYTYGTARVMEGLRAVDVDMDDDFVTAARGTLLSRQNDDGGWGEQTRYDPSQPESGSIEYQPGESTPIQTGWALQALLYGGIGPDREAVWDAVDYLLETQQSDGSWEVDPVLYTFGGPGYSTEAITQAAVLRALGLYESTID
- a CDS encoding IS6-like element ISHla13 family transposase, translating into MLSPELLRESLDTANLECWERERTATPVRAFAVRLHATGCSLRETQAILRLFGVQRSHQAIFQWVHRVADSVPDPPEAQPKRVAVDETAVKINGEWSWLYAAIDLDTKLILGVDLFGSHGTDPAAAFLHRLSEKHDLSEAVFLVDGFGYQTALARLGLSGRRDYTDRNLIEKWFQTLKMRIDRFHNSWVGSRSSVRSWCSQFTHYYNRQRPHQSLDDRTPAEEVAN